A region of Moorena producens PAL-8-15-08-1 DNA encodes the following proteins:
- the grxC gene encoding glutaredoxin 3, translating to MLDFLNPILGRKPEQMKANVEIYTWQACPFCIRAKLLLWWKGVDYTEYKIDGDDNARNQMAERANGGRTVPQIFINNQHIGGCDELYDLDAKAQLESLLTQAAS from the coding sequence ATGCTGGATTTTCTAAATCCCATCCTAGGACGCAAGCCAGAACAGATGAAAGCCAATGTGGAAATTTACACGTGGCAAGCCTGCCCCTTCTGTATCCGAGCGAAGCTATTGCTATGGTGGAAAGGGGTTGACTACACTGAGTATAAAATCGATGGGGACGACAATGCCAGAAACCAGATGGCAGAACGAGCCAACGGAGGCCGAACGGTACCCCAAATTTTTATCAATAACCAACACATTGGCGGTTGCGATGAGTTGTATGATTTAGACGCTAAGGCACAATTGGAGTCTTTGCTAACTCAGGCAGCTAGCTAA
- a CDS encoding cyanophycinase: protein MKRLVISALVFVIMLGVIAFPAAATVKRYQISESPNVDLSLDGPAFDLGGGGPDVDEAIQWMINEVRDCSKCDRKVDLVVIRSFGDDGYNQPIYDMNGVNSVETLVLDSRDDANRPDVVATVENAEVLFFTGGDQCDYVDNFQGTDLHNAIAYVLDKGGAIGGTSAGAMIQGSFVYDACQGSIRSDEALNDPYDHYISLTNHLFKWRDLQSVIVDTHFSERERMGRLMVFIARQLQDTDAEEVLGIGVDEATSVVVNYKGYAEVIGEGAAYFVLGDHRPEECEPGIPLTFSNYKIWKLSAGDTFDLRYLPTSGYEIASVEEGIISFGE, encoded by the coding sequence GTGAAACGTTTAGTTATTAGTGCCTTAGTATTCGTGATCATGCTGGGAGTAATAGCATTCCCTGCAGCTGCTACGGTCAAGCGCTATCAAATTAGTGAATCTCCTAATGTTGATCTGTCTTTAGATGGTCCGGCCTTTGACTTGGGTGGTGGTGGTCCTGATGTGGATGAAGCGATCCAGTGGATGATTAACGAAGTTAGGGATTGCAGTAAATGCGATCGCAAAGTTGATCTAGTAGTAATCCGGTCTTTTGGTGACGATGGCTACAATCAACCGATCTATGACATGAACGGGGTTAATTCTGTAGAAACCCTAGTGCTCGATAGCCGTGATGATGCTAATCGACCGGATGTGGTGGCTACGGTAGAAAACGCTGAGGTATTATTTTTTACTGGTGGTGACCAGTGCGACTACGTTGATAATTTCCAGGGCACAGACCTTCATAATGCGATCGCTTATGTGCTTGATAAAGGTGGGGCTATTGGTGGAACCAGTGCTGGTGCCATGATTCAAGGTAGTTTTGTATATGATGCTTGTCAAGGGTCTATCCGCTCCGATGAAGCCCTCAATGACCCCTATGATCATTACATTAGCTTGACCAATCACCTATTTAAATGGCGAGACCTACAATCAGTGATTGTCGATACCCACTTTAGCGAAAGAGAGCGCATGGGTCGCCTAATGGTATTCATTGCTCGCCAGCTCCAAGATACTGACGCAGAAGAAGTTTTAGGCATCGGAGTAGACGAAGCAACATCAGTAGTTGTAAACTACAAAGGTTACGCTGAAGTAATAGGAGAAGGCGCAGCTTATTTTGTCCTAGGTGACCATCGACCAGAAGAATGTGAACCAGGAATTCCCCTAACCTTTTCCAATTATAAAATATGGAAACTATCCGCAGGTGACACCTTTGACCTCAGATATTTACCAACCTCTGGCTACGAAATCGCTAGTGTAGAGGAGGGAATAATTAGTTTTGGGGAATAG
- a CDS encoding nucleoside deaminase, with protein sequence MSVAIEIAQKAGEAGEVPVGAVIVDSEGNLIATGENRRERDKDPTAHAEILALRAAGQQLQSWHLNDCTLYVTLEPCPMCAGAIILARLGLLVYGVDDPKTGSIRTVANLPDSACSNHRLPVIGGIMESVCREQLQSWFTQRRKRQ encoded by the coding sequence ATGAGTGTTGCCATAGAAATTGCCCAGAAAGCTGGTGAAGCGGGTGAAGTACCAGTGGGTGCGGTGATTGTAGACAGTGAAGGTAACTTAATTGCTACAGGAGAGAATCGTCGAGAGCGGGACAAAGACCCCACTGCTCATGCGGAAATCCTGGCACTCCGTGCTGCTGGTCAACAGCTGCAAAGCTGGCATCTTAATGACTGCACTCTATACGTTACTTTGGAACCTTGTCCCATGTGTGCCGGAGCGATTATCCTAGCACGACTCGGTCTTCTGGTTTATGGTGTCGATGATCCCAAAACTGGCAGCATTCGCACCGTTGCTAATCTTCCTGATAGTGCTTGTTCTAATCATCGGTTGCCAGTAATAGGGGGAATTATGGAATCCGTTTGTCGGGAACAGTTGCAATCTTGGTTTACCCAGCGACGGAAAAGACAATAG
- a CDS encoding lysophospholipid acyltransferase family protein: protein MTTTLKHTSDDGNDHDKAINVMSVDSGICHWLTNIIYPLGRRVVIPFHFGQLTVTGQENVPKTGPVILAPTHRSRWDALIVPFSVGKPVTGRDLRYMVSADEMNGIQGWFIRRVGGFPVNTGRGGISSIRQTVELLSNGEALVMFPEGNIFRNGEVNPLKPGMARIALQVESSHPGIGLNIVPIALNYSQPIPKWGCDVTVTVGSPISVADYSTQSVKKGAAQLTHDLHTAMTNLDKSYPQNCSKKKLL, encoded by the coding sequence ATGACAACAACGTTAAAACACACTTCTGATGATGGTAACGATCATGATAAGGCCATTAACGTCATGTCAGTAGATTCTGGTATTTGCCACTGGTTAACTAACATTATCTATCCTTTAGGACGGCGTGTTGTTATTCCGTTTCATTTTGGTCAACTTACCGTGACAGGGCAAGAGAACGTTCCTAAGACAGGTCCTGTGATTTTAGCTCCCACCCATCGCTCTCGTTGGGATGCGTTAATAGTTCCTTTCTCCGTTGGTAAACCCGTAACCGGACGTGACTTGCGGTATATGGTCTCAGCCGATGAAATGAATGGCATACAGGGCTGGTTTATCCGTCGTGTAGGAGGGTTTCCCGTAAATACTGGACGTGGAGGAATTAGCAGTATCCGTCAAACTGTGGAACTCCTGAGCAATGGCGAAGCACTGGTAATGTTTCCTGAAGGCAATATCTTCCGTAATGGTGAAGTAAACCCGTTAAAACCTGGTATGGCTCGTATTGCCTTGCAGGTAGAATCATCTCACCCTGGTATTGGTCTCAATATTGTACCGATTGCTCTTAATTATAGCCAGCCTATCCCTAAATGGGGTTGTGATGTCACAGTAACTGTTGGATCTCCGATTAGTGTAGCAGATTATAGTACTCAGTCAGTTAAAAAAGGAGCTGCACAGCTTACCCATGACCTGCATACAGCGATGACCAACTTAGACAAGAGTTATCCACAAAACTGTTCCAAAAAAAAGCTCCTGTAG
- the psbC gene encoding photosystem II reaction center protein CP43, translating to MVTLSNNVGMVAGNRDQESSGFAWWSGNARLINLSGKLLGAHVSHAGLIVFWAGAMTLFEVAHYIPEKPVFEQGLILIPHMATLGWGVGPGGEIVDTFPYFVIGVLHLISSAVLGFGGIYHAVRGPEALESYSNFFGYDWKDKNKMTSIIGFHLIMLGLGAFLLVIKAMFVGGVYDSWAPGGGAVRLITNPTLNPAVIFGYLVDAPFGGEGWIIGVNNMEDIIGGHIWIGLICIFGGVFHILTKPFGWARRAFVWSGEAYLSYSLGALSMMGFICSCYVWFNNTAYPSEFYGPTNAEASQAQSFVFLARDQRLGANIASSQGPTGLGKYLMRSPTGEIIFGGETMRFWDFQGPWLEPLRGPNGLDVNKLRNDIQPWQLRRAAEYMTHAPNGSINSVGGIITEANSFNYVNPRAWLASFHFVMAFFFLVGHLWHAGRARAAAAGFEKGIERETEAVLSMPDLD from the coding sequence GTGGTAACGCTCTCTAATAATGTTGGTATGGTTGCGGGCAATCGCGACCAAGAATCTTCCGGTTTCGCCTGGTGGTCTGGTAATGCCCGTCTGATCAACCTCTCCGGTAAGTTGCTGGGAGCTCATGTTTCCCATGCTGGCCTGATCGTTTTCTGGGCTGGCGCAATGACCCTATTTGAGGTTGCTCACTACATTCCCGAAAAGCCTGTGTTCGAGCAGGGATTGATTCTAATCCCTCACATGGCTACTTTAGGTTGGGGTGTTGGTCCTGGTGGCGAAATTGTTGACACTTTCCCCTACTTTGTTATTGGTGTCCTACACCTGATTTCTTCTGCCGTATTGGGCTTTGGCGGTATTTATCACGCCGTTCGTGGTCCTGAAGCCTTAGAAAGTTATTCTAACTTCTTTGGTTACGACTGGAAGGATAAGAACAAGATGACTAGTATCATCGGGTTCCACCTGATCATGTTAGGATTGGGTGCCTTCTTGCTGGTGATCAAGGCCATGTTCGTCGGCGGTGTTTATGACTCTTGGGCACCCGGTGGTGGTGCTGTTCGTTTGATCACTAACCCAACCCTGAACCCCGCTGTGATCTTCGGCTACTTAGTCGATGCTCCCTTCGGTGGTGAAGGTTGGATTATTGGTGTCAACAACATGGAAGACATCATTGGCGGTCATATCTGGATTGGTCTGATCTGCATCTTTGGTGGTGTATTCCATATTCTGACTAAACCCTTCGGCTGGGCTCGTCGTGCCTTTGTCTGGTCTGGAGAAGCTTACCTCTCCTACAGTTTAGGTGCCTTGTCCATGATGGGCTTCATTTGCTCTTGCTACGTGTGGTTCAACAACACCGCTTATCCTAGCGAGTTCTATGGTCCTACCAATGCTGAAGCGTCTCAAGCTCAGTCTTTCGTATTCTTAGCCCGTGACCAACGCCTAGGTGCTAACATTGCGTCTTCCCAAGGGCCTACTGGTCTGGGTAAATACCTGATGCGCTCTCCTACTGGTGAAATCATCTTCGGTGGTGAAACCATGCGCTTCTGGGACTTCCAAGGTCCGTGGTTGGAGCCTCTACGGGGTCCCAATGGTCTGGATGTTAACAAGCTCAGAAATGACATTCAGCCTTGGCAGCTACGTCGTGCTGCTGAGTACATGACCCATGCTCCTAACGGTTCCATCAACTCTGTAGGTGGTATTATTACTGAGGCAAATTCCTTCAACTATGTCAACCCTCGTGCTTGGTTGGCTAGTTTCCACTTTGTGATGGCTTTCTTCTTCCTAGTTGGTCACCTCTGGCACGCTGGTCGTGCACGGGCTGCCGCTGCTGGATTCGAGAAAGGTATTGAGCGTGAAACTGAAGCAGTACTTAGTATGCCTGACCTTGACTAG
- the psbD gene encoding photosystem II D2 protein (photosystem q(a) protein) — MTVAVGRAPSTRGWFDILDDWLKRDRFVFVGWSGILLFPCAYMALGGWLTGTTFVTSWYTHGLASSYLEGCNFLTVAVSSPPNSLGHSLLLLWGPEAQGDLTRWFQLGGLWSFVAFHGAFGLIGFMLRQFEIARLVGIRPYNAIAFSAPIAVFVSVFLMYPLGQSSWFFAPSFGVAGIFRFILFLQGFHNWTLNPFHMMGVAGVLGGALLCAIHGATVENTLFQDGDKANTFRAFNPTQAEETYSMVTANRFWSQIFGIAFSNKRWLHFFMLFVPVTGLWMSAVGIVGLALNLRAYDFVSQEIRAAEDPEFETFYTKNILLNEGLRAWMAPADQPHQNFEFPEEVLPRGNAL; from the coding sequence ATGACAGTAGCAGTAGGACGCGCCCCCAGCACCAGAGGATGGTTTGATATCCTCGATGACTGGCTTAAGCGCGATCGCTTTGTATTCGTCGGCTGGTCCGGCATTCTGTTGTTCCCCTGTGCCTACATGGCGTTAGGGGGCTGGCTAACTGGTACCACCTTTGTTACCTCTTGGTACACCCACGGCTTAGCCTCTTCTTACCTTGAAGGTTGTAACTTCCTGACCGTAGCAGTATCCTCTCCTCCTAACAGTCTGGGACATTCCCTGCTGCTGTTGTGGGGTCCAGAAGCTCAAGGAGACTTGACCCGCTGGTTCCAACTAGGAGGGTTGTGGAGCTTCGTGGCATTCCACGGAGCGTTTGGTCTGATTGGGTTCATGCTGCGGCAATTTGAAATTGCTCGTCTAGTAGGCATTAGACCCTACAACGCGATCGCATTCAGTGCGCCGATTGCAGTATTTGTCAGCGTGTTCCTGATGTACCCATTGGGACAGTCCAGCTGGTTCTTTGCTCCTAGCTTCGGAGTAGCAGGTATCTTCCGTTTCATTCTGTTCCTGCAAGGCTTCCACAACTGGACACTGAATCCCTTCCACATGATGGGAGTAGCCGGGGTACTCGGTGGGGCGCTGCTGTGTGCTATTCATGGGGCAACGGTAGAAAATACCTTGTTCCAGGATGGAGATAAAGCCAACACCTTCCGAGCGTTCAACCCCACCCAAGCGGAAGAGACCTACTCCATGGTCACCGCTAACCGGTTCTGGTCTCAAATCTTCGGGATTGCCTTCTCAAACAAGCGCTGGTTACACTTCTTCATGTTGTTTGTACCAGTAACTGGCTTGTGGATGAGTGCAGTAGGAATTGTAGGTTTAGCATTGAACCTGCGAGCCTATGACTTCGTGTCTCAGGAAATCCGGGCAGCAGAAGACCCAGAATTTGAGACGTTCTATACTAAGAACATTTTGCTAAATGAGGGTCTGCGGGCTTGGATGGCTCCAGCAGACCAACCTCACCAAAACTTTGAGTTCCCTGAGGAGGTACTACCGCGTGGTAACGCTCTCTAA
- a CDS encoding photosystem I assembly protein Ycf4, which yields MAASTNQLENLVLRQSVLGSRRLSNYLVAGAVSIGGIGFFLAGLSSYLKMDLLPIGDATNLIFIPQGVAMGFYGVAALLLSLYLWLTIYWDIGGGYNEFNQETGMVRVVRSGFPGKNREVEFSCRTEDVQSIRVDIKEGLNPRRVLYVRTKDRREVPLTRVGQPISLSELENQGAELARFLGVPLEGL from the coding sequence ATGGCAGCATCCACCAACCAACTGGAAAACCTGGTACTTCGACAATCGGTTCTTGGCTCTCGCCGTTTGAGCAACTATTTAGTGGCAGGAGCTGTATCCATAGGAGGTATAGGCTTTTTCCTCGCAGGGCTTTCGAGTTATCTCAAGATGGACCTACTCCCGATTGGAGATGCAACCAACCTAATTTTTATCCCTCAGGGAGTAGCAATGGGGTTCTATGGCGTTGCTGCGCTGTTGCTATCTCTCTACCTATGGCTAACCATTTATTGGGATATCGGTGGAGGGTACAATGAATTTAACCAAGAAACAGGTATGGTCAGAGTAGTGCGGTCTGGCTTTCCCGGTAAAAACCGTGAAGTCGAATTCAGTTGCCGTACAGAAGATGTCCAGTCGATTCGAGTAGACATCAAAGAAGGTCTAAATCCACGCCGAGTCCTCTACGTGCGCACTAAGGATCGCCGGGAAGTTCCTCTAACTCGTGTTGGTCAACCCATCTCCCTTTCGGAATTAGAAAATCAGGGAGCAGAGCTGGCTCGTTTCCTCGGAGTTCCCTTGGAAGGGTTGTAA
- a CDS encoding peptidylprolyl isomerase: MSMNIRRWLSVMLVVLALVIAGCSGSTSNSTESSTPENNPTPAETTSNPQFSNLPQLDKKATVELRVKGSPITIEVDGTNAPITAGNFVDLVQKGVYDGLVFHRVVREPQPFVVQGGDPQGKNPKFPVERLGTGGFIDPQTKETRYIPLEIKPKGADGPIYSKTFKAAGISSRPQLNHTRGAVAMARSQMPNSASSQFYFALADLPFLDGDYAVFGYVTDGMSVVDKIQQGDRIESVKVTQGIENLKKP; the protein is encoded by the coding sequence ATGAGTATGAATATCCGGCGCTGGCTATCTGTGATGTTAGTAGTGTTAGCTCTGGTAATAGCAGGATGCAGTGGCTCAACGTCGAACTCAACGGAATCATCAACTCCCGAAAACAACCCTACTCCTGCTGAGACTACCAGCAATCCCCAATTCAGCAATTTACCCCAACTAGACAAAAAAGCTACTGTTGAGCTGAGGGTAAAAGGCTCACCGATTACTATTGAAGTCGATGGAACTAATGCCCCGATTACAGCTGGCAACTTTGTAGATCTGGTTCAAAAGGGTGTTTATGACGGACTGGTGTTTCACCGAGTGGTAAGGGAACCTCAACCATTTGTTGTCCAAGGTGGTGATCCCCAAGGAAAAAACCCAAAATTCCCAGTAGAGCGTCTGGGCACAGGGGGTTTCATAGATCCACAAACCAAGGAAACTCGTTACATCCCATTAGAAATTAAGCCGAAGGGGGCAGACGGACCGATATACAGCAAAACCTTTAAGGCAGCTGGAATTAGTAGTCGTCCTCAGTTGAATCATACTCGTGGTGCTGTAGCCATGGCTCGTTCCCAAATGCCAAACTCAGCCTCTTCACAGTTTTACTTTGCCCTAGCAGACCTGCCTTTCTTGGATGGGGACTATGCTGTATTTGGCTATGTCACTGATGGTATGAGTGTGGTAGACAAAATTCAGCAAGGCGATCGCATTGAATCAGTCAAGGTCACTCAAGGCATCGAAAACCTGAAGAAACCTTAA
- a CDS encoding beta-ketoacyl-ACP synthase, with the protein MEVCVTGIGLVSALGHLKPSWQHLLNGESAIRWYRPFANLSPLPLAMIGQTPASVEQLIYQVVADAVEDAKLTIPLRDCGVVIGSSRSCQAAWEQLAQEQMTSHRKLDTEPEYPRFDILNEEILTLEHWLDTLPHQPAIAAAHYIGSFGPVLAPMAACATGIWAIAQGFELIQTGQCQRVIAGAVEAPITPLTLAGFTKMGALAKTGAYPFDKQRQGLVLAEGGSVLVLESEDLARRRGAPIYGKLLGFGLTSEAYHVSTPNPNRQSAIAAIKQCLDRSHLFPTDIDYIHTHGTATQLNDQNEAELIQQLFPQGVAISSTKGATGHTLGASGAIGTAFSLMALKHQVLPPCIGLRETEWDLDFVSIARQCQVRHVLCFSFGFGGQNAVTALGISSNCRH; encoded by the coding sequence GTGGAGGTATGCGTTACTGGGATTGGATTAGTATCTGCTTTAGGTCACCTTAAACCCAGTTGGCAGCATTTGCTAAACGGTGAGTCGGCTATTAGGTGGTATCGACCCTTTGCCAATTTATCACCTCTACCGTTGGCGATGATTGGTCAGACACCAGCTTCTGTTGAACAGCTGATCTACCAGGTTGTAGCAGATGCTGTTGAAGATGCTAAGTTAACCATCCCTCTCAGGGATTGTGGGGTGGTGATTGGTTCCAGTCGTAGCTGTCAGGCGGCTTGGGAGCAACTAGCCCAGGAACAGATGACTAGTCATAGGAAACTCGACACCGAACCAGAGTATCCCCGATTTGATATCTTAAATGAGGAGATCTTAACTCTAGAGCATTGGTTAGACACTCTACCCCATCAACCGGCTATTGCTGCTGCCCATTACATTGGTTCATTTGGGCCAGTCCTAGCACCAATGGCAGCTTGTGCAACAGGAATTTGGGCGATCGCTCAAGGATTTGAATTGATTCAAACCGGTCAATGCCAAAGAGTAATTGCTGGTGCTGTAGAAGCACCAATTACTCCTCTAACCCTAGCCGGATTTACTAAAATGGGGGCTCTAGCAAAAACTGGTGCTTACCCCTTTGACAAGCAACGTCAAGGCTTGGTGTTGGCAGAGGGAGGTTCTGTCTTGGTATTGGAGTCAGAGGATTTGGCTCGTCGTCGAGGAGCACCTATCTATGGAAAATTATTGGGGTTTGGCTTAACCTCGGAGGCTTATCATGTCAGTACACCTAACCCAAATCGACAGAGTGCGATCGCAGCTATCAAACAATGTCTAGACCGCAGCCATCTATTTCCTACAGATATTGATTATATCCATACCCACGGTACCGCTACCCAACTCAATGACCAGAATGAAGCGGAGCTGATTCAGCAGCTATTTCCCCAAGGGGTGGCCATCAGTTCTACAAAAGGAGCCACCGGTCACACTCTTGGTGCCTCTGGAGCCATTGGTACTGCTTTTAGTTTAATGGCTTTAAAACACCAAGTCTTACCCCCTTGTATTGGGTTGAGGGAAACGGAATGGGATTTGGATTTCGTAAGTATAGCGCGTCAGTGCCAAGTCAGGCATGTGCTATGTTTTAGCTTTGGTTTCGGGGGGCAAAATGCAGTAACCGCTTTAGGAATATCCAGCAATTGCCGACATTGA
- the purF gene encoding amidophosphoribosyltransferase, with protein sequence MMPNQSLCSDQYCDQSKNDYPQHLDKPEEACGVFGIYAPEQDVAKLTYFGLFALQHRGQESSGIATFDDKQLHVYKDMGLVSQVFNEEILAQLPGQSAVGHNRYSTTGSSHIGNAQPAVVETPLGALALAHNGNLVNTMQLRDDLLKHNSNLMTTTDSELIALAIATEVNHGKGWLEAAMSAFQSCQGAFSLVIGTPDGLMGVRDRNGIRPLVIGTLGGNSGGYVLASETCGLDIIGAEYLRDVEPGELVWINDEGIASFDWSQKPERKVCIFEMIYFARPDSVMDDETVFSYRLRLGRQLAKESTPDADMVIAVPDSGIPAAIGFSRESGIPYGEGLIKNRYVGRTFIQPTQSMRETGIRMKLNPLKDVLVGKRVVLVDDSIVRGNTSSKLIKALRDAGVAEVHMRVSSPPVTHPCFFGIDTDNQEQLIAATKSVPEIANYIGVDSLAYLSWEGMMLATGKDSKSFCSACFTGHYPVPLSEELKRSKLILEEVQV encoded by the coding sequence ATGATGCCCAACCAATCCCTTTGCTCTGACCAATATTGTGATCAGTCCAAGAATGACTATCCCCAGCACTTGGACAAGCCAGAGGAAGCTTGCGGAGTCTTTGGTATCTATGCACCAGAGCAAGATGTCGCTAAGCTAACTTACTTTGGTCTATTTGCCCTACAGCATCGAGGTCAGGAGTCATCAGGGATTGCTACCTTTGATGACAAGCAGCTGCATGTCTACAAGGATATGGGGCTAGTCTCCCAGGTCTTTAATGAAGAAATTTTGGCTCAGCTACCTGGTCAGAGTGCCGTTGGCCATAACCGCTATTCTACCACCGGTTCTAGCCATATCGGCAATGCTCAACCAGCCGTGGTGGAAACTCCCTTAGGAGCGTTGGCTTTGGCTCATAACGGTAACTTGGTCAACACTATGCAATTACGTGATGATTTACTCAAGCATAACTCTAACTTGATGACCACTACGGATTCAGAACTAATCGCCCTAGCGATCGCTACAGAGGTTAACCATGGCAAAGGGTGGTTGGAGGCAGCAATGAGTGCCTTTCAATCTTGCCAAGGAGCGTTTAGTTTAGTCATTGGCACACCGGATGGATTAATGGGTGTTCGTGACCGGAATGGCATTCGCCCTCTAGTGATTGGCACCTTAGGTGGCAATTCTGGGGGCTACGTGCTGGCATCAGAAACCTGTGGTTTAGACATTATCGGTGCTGAGTATCTGCGGGATGTGGAACCGGGAGAATTAGTGTGGATTAATGACGAAGGGATTGCTTCCTTCGACTGGAGTCAAAAGCCAGAGCGCAAAGTTTGCATCTTTGAGATGATTTACTTTGCTCGCCCTGATAGCGTCATGGATGATGAAACTGTGTTTAGCTATCGGTTACGCCTAGGGCGTCAGCTGGCAAAAGAGTCAACACCAGATGCGGACATGGTGATTGCTGTACCCGATTCTGGTATCCCCGCAGCTATCGGCTTTTCCCGAGAGTCCGGTATTCCTTACGGAGAGGGACTGATTAAAAATCGCTATGTGGGTCGCACCTTTATCCAACCCACTCAGAGTATGCGAGAAACTGGCATCCGCATGAAACTTAATCCCCTCAAAGATGTCTTAGTTGGTAAACGAGTGGTACTAGTAGATGACTCCATTGTTCGAGGAAACACCAGCAGCAAACTTATCAAAGCTTTGCGTGATGCAGGTGTAGCTGAGGTACATATGCGAGTCTCGTCTCCCCCAGTCACTCATCCTTGCTTCTTTGGAATAGACACCGATAACCAAGAGCAACTGATTGCCGCCACCAAGTCAGTGCCAGAAATAGCCAATTATATTGGTGTAGATTCCCTCGCTTATCTGAGTTGGGAGGGAATGATGCTAGCCACAGGGAAAGACTCTAAGAGTTTCTGCTCTGCTTGTTTCACAGGTCATTACCCTGTTCCCCTTTCAGAAGAACTCAAGCGTTCTAAATTGATCCTGGAAGAGGTACAGGTTTGA
- a CDS encoding DUF2839 domain-containing protein: MGEAKRRKAALGKDYGKEANIFPWLPITKSQGEQFVKWSTRGAWAGIVFMIVFWLTVRFIGPGFGWWQVN, translated from the coding sequence ATGGGTGAAGCAAAACGCCGGAAAGCAGCACTGGGAAAAGACTACGGGAAAGAAGCCAACATATTTCCATGGCTCCCGATAACTAAAAGTCAGGGTGAGCAGTTTGTTAAATGGAGCACTAGGGGAGCTTGGGCTGGTATTGTCTTTATGATTGTCTTCTGGCTAACGGTGAGATTTATAGGACCTGGATTTGGTTGGTGGCAAGTAAATTAA
- a CDS encoding DUF1815 family protein — protein sequence MFIRLAEEHRQFVRDLVMNLQALAIVLENQGYLASCYTCGGQMNSASFMVSLGDNHLIRFLVSDYGITWTEMRDDRELMKLEGAEAIGQLQDLANLVKYRIRPSESHPALKLPLS from the coding sequence GTGTTTATACGACTTGCAGAGGAGCACCGTCAATTTGTCAGAGATTTAGTAATGAATCTCCAGGCGTTGGCAATTGTACTAGAAAACCAAGGCTATTTAGCCTCCTGCTACACCTGTGGTGGGCAGATGAATAGCGCATCGTTTATGGTTAGCTTGGGGGACAATCACCTGATTCGATTTTTGGTTTCAGATTACGGGATCACTTGGACTGAAATGCGCGATGACCGAGAACTGATGAAGTTGGAAGGTGCTGAAGCAATTGGTCAACTACAAGATCTTGCCAATCTGGTTAAATACCGAATTCGTCCTTCAGAATCTCACCCTGCCCTGAAGTTACCACTGTCGTGA